One genomic region from Pyrobaculum islandicum DSM 4184 encodes:
- a CDS encoding DUF460 domain-containing protein yields the protein MAILGIDITPDGNFAYIVVEGKTTLEKGIVNPRNLPSLFKKYAIRTLAVDNVSELFQYGRALIKLLSKLPYTVEVIEVTRDKLGFKKMEELVQEYFGVAKSHLTPLETAEYLALLASLGIGTPVKLFEEETIILIYRKISTTPGGMSRNRFMRNITHRIKSIASKIELKLKEAKLDYDLFIKEESGEVTSAKFVVYANKEVVRRYIKPMRSIDVAVTIYSAPAKRGGTPSHERYLILGVDPGVVTGLAILTLDGEVLDTAARRGLSRGDILRYVRQWGIPVLIATDVAEAPEFVKRLAAMSGAVLYTPGKDLSSEEKTEILDKINWRVKSSHERDALVAAYRAYQEYKLKFDKIEKEFGKILNLEQLEYAKALVVRGYSIAQAVSEALKKREEKEVRVVYITAEKPCGRRESALETQIRALEYENQQLRKELETLRQEYTQLRKRLEDEKWRDLRYRELQTRVETLTSELIKKEAELEQLKKVFIEILSNYGSKYKLIHTSETVECKGDEPVGTICRNIESVEEAVARKTLGVPLKQVAKLQLGEFYVIDQDLVKKLVEDIRRKIEERKEIDLRKIVEQYRRGLIQRHFPS from the coding sequence GTGGCTATACTTGGCATTGATATAACGCCTGACGGAAACTTTGCATACATAGTTGTAGAGGGTAAAACTACTTTAGAAAAGGGTATTGTAAATCCACGTAATTTGCCATCCTTATTTAAAAAGTATGCCATAAGAACCTTGGCTGTAGACAACGTGAGTGAATTATTTCAATATGGTAGAGCTCTCATAAAGTTATTAAGCAAGCTACCCTACACCGTTGAGGTAATTGAAGTTACCAGAGACAAACTGGGCTTCAAAAAAATGGAGGAGTTGGTGCAGGAATATTTCGGAGTTGCCAAGAGCCACTTGACACCTCTAGAAACTGCGGAATATTTGGCTCTGCTAGCAAGTCTAGGCATTGGCACTCCGGTAAAGCTTTTTGAAGAAGAGACCATCATATTGATATATAGGAAAATATCCACGACGCCGGGCGGCATGAGCAGAAATCGTTTTATGAGAAATATCACCCATAGAATAAAGTCTATTGCGTCTAAGATAGAGTTAAAATTGAAAGAAGCTAAATTAGATTACGACTTATTTATAAAGGAGGAGTCCGGCGAGGTGACATCTGCAAAGTTTGTAGTCTATGCTAACAAAGAGGTAGTAAGGAGATATATAAAACCAATGCGCAGCATAGATGTCGCAGTTACTATTTACTCAGCTCCTGCAAAAAGAGGAGGAACTCCCTCACATGAGCGTTATTTAATACTTGGCGTAGATCCAGGTGTCGTCACAGGTCTTGCAATACTTACCTTAGATGGAGAAGTTTTAGATACAGCGGCACGGAGGGGGCTTTCCAGAGGTGATATATTAAGGTATGTACGCCAATGGGGTATACCGGTGCTTATTGCCACAGATGTAGCAGAAGCGCCAGAGTTTGTAAAGCGTCTTGCCGCCATGAGCGGGGCAGTTCTCTATACGCCAGGTAAAGACTTGTCTTCTGAGGAGAAGACAGAGATACTTGACAAAATAAATTGGCGTGTAAAATCTAGCCATGAGCGCGATGCTTTGGTAGCAGCCTACAGAGCCTACCAAGAGTATAAGCTTAAATTTGACAAAATAGAAAAAGAATTTGGAAAAATTTTGAACCTAGAACAGTTGGAATACGCAAAAGCTCTCGTAGTACGTGGATACTCCATAGCTCAAGCTGTATCTGAGGCATTAAAGAAACGCGAAGAGAAAGAGGTACGTGTAGTATACATTACGGCAGAGAAACCATGTGGAAGAAGGGAGAGCGCATTAGAAACACAGATAAGGGCTCTTGAATACGAGAACCAACAGTTACGTAAAGAGTTGGAAACCCTGAGACAAGAATATACACAATTACGTAAACGACTTGAAGACGAAAAATGGCGCGATTTAAGATATAGAGAGTTGCAAACAAGAGTAGAGACGTTAACAAGCGAGTTAATAAAAAAGGAAGCAGAATTGGAGCAGCTTAAGAAAGTGTTTATAGAAATCCTATCTAACTACGGTTCGAAGTACAAACTAATACACACATCCGAAACTGTAGAGTGCAAAGGAGACGAACCTGTGGGCACAATCTGTAGAAATATCGAGTCAGTAGAAGAGGCTGTGGCGCGGAAAACTCTTGGGGTGCCTTTAAAACAAGTGGCTAAGCTACAGTTAGGCGAGTTCTACGTGATTGACCAAGATCTTGTAAAGAAACTAGTCGAAGACATAAGACGTAAGATAGAGGAGAGGAAAGAAATCGACCTTAGAAAGATTGTAGAACAATACAGACGAGGTTTAATACAGAGACACTTCCCCTCTTAG
- a CDS encoding methionine adenosyltransferase — translation MIVIEKVDKTPVVKRLVEIVERKGQGHPDYIADGISEWVSRYLSRYYLEHFGIILHHNVDKTLVVGGQAAPRFGGGEVLQPIYILVSGRATYEVRTKDGVIKVPLGTLVMQAARDWIKQHFRFLDPDTHVVIDYKIGQGSADLVGIYDLGVKSVPLANDTSVGVGYAPLTPLEQLVYKTERLLNSRDFKAKYPEVGEDVKVMGVRVGKEVKLTVAAAMISKLVKDKSHYLSVKEDVKKAVEDLASKVAPEYNIEVVVNAADKPEHGIFYLTVTGTSAEHGDDGMTGRGNRANGLITPMRSMSLEAAAGKNPVSHVGKIYNVVAQRIADKVYNQVKDIIEVYVEIVSQIGKPINEPKILNVEIIKSGELTGEVRNEVEAIAREEIEKITQITDYILRGEVSLY, via the coding sequence ATGATAGTCATAGAGAAGGTAGACAAAACGCCTGTAGTAAAGCGACTTGTAGAAATTGTAGAGAGAAAAGGCCAAGGACATCCCGATTATATTGCAGACGGTATTTCTGAGTGGGTAAGTAGATACTTATCAAGATATTACCTAGAACATTTTGGTATAATTCTCCATCACAATGTCGATAAAACTCTTGTAGTTGGCGGTCAGGCGGCACCGCGTTTTGGCGGCGGCGAGGTCTTACAACCAATATACATACTAGTCTCCGGCAGAGCAACATATGAGGTAAGAACTAAGGATGGCGTGATAAAGGTGCCGTTAGGCACATTGGTTATGCAAGCAGCGAGAGATTGGATAAAACAACATTTCCGTTTCCTTGACCCCGATACACACGTAGTAATTGACTATAAGATAGGCCAAGGTTCTGCAGACCTGGTAGGAATATATGACTTGGGCGTAAAGAGCGTGCCTTTAGCTAACGACACCTCTGTGGGCGTTGGGTATGCACCACTTACGCCTCTAGAACAGCTTGTATATAAGACTGAAAGACTCTTGAACTCCAGAGACTTTAAGGCGAAATATCCAGAAGTCGGAGAAGATGTTAAAGTCATGGGCGTTAGAGTTGGGAAAGAGGTTAAACTAACGGTGGCCGCCGCTATGATTAGTAAATTAGTGAAAGACAAGAGCCACTACTTATCTGTAAAAGAGGATGTAAAAAAAGCTGTCGAAGATCTCGCCTCCAAAGTAGCCCCTGAGTATAACATAGAAGTTGTAGTCAATGCCGCAGACAAGCCCGAACACGGCATTTTCTATCTAACCGTGACGGGGACTTCTGCAGAGCATGGCGACGATGGTATGACAGGCAGAGGCAATAGGGCAAATGGCCTTATAACTCCCATGAGATCTATGTCACTGGAAGCGGCAGCCGGTAAAAACCCTGTGAGTCATGTCGGAAAAATTTACAATGTTGTCGCACAGAGAATCGCAGATAAGGTGTATAATCAGGTCAAAGATATTATCGAGGTATATGTGGAAATTGTTTCACAAATAGGAAAGCCCATAAACGAGCCTAAAATTCTAAATGTTGAAATTATAAAAAGCGGTGAGCTCACAGGCGAGGTTAGAAACGAGGTAGAAGCCATTGCTAGAGAGGAAATTGAAAAGATTACACAGATTACCGACTATATCCTAAGAGGGGAAGTGTCTCTGTATTAA
- a CDS encoding U6 snRNA-associated Sm-like protein LSm6: MSKAPQQLKLPSPIKVLTKMLNKEIVARLKGGVAVKGTLTAYDGCMNLVLDNAAELNNSGEPVTRYGRIVVRGSQVIYVSALEVTP, from the coding sequence ATGTCTAAGGCGCCACAGCAATTAAAATTACCTTCTCCAATTAAGGTATTGACAAAAATGCTAAACAAAGAGATTGTTGCCCGACTAAAGGGGGGAGTTGCAGTAAAAGGTACTTTGACAGCTTATGATGGCTGTATGAATCTGGTTCTTGACAATGCTGCAGAGTTAAATAACTCTGGCGAGCCTGTCACACGATATGGTAGAATTGTGGTTAGAGGGTCCCAAGTAATTTATGTCTCGGCATTAGAGGTAACACCATGA
- a CDS encoding DNA-directed RNA polymerase subunit N — translation MIVPIRCFTCGKPLGHLYITFKHRVLAGEHPGRVLDELGVHRYCCRRTLIAHVEWIDDLLVYEKRS, via the coding sequence ATGATCGTACCAATCAGATGTTTTACATGTGGTAAACCGCTTGGACACCTTTATATAACTTTCAAGCACAGAGTCCTCGCTGGAGAGCACCCTGGACGTGTGTTAGACGAGTTAGGGGTTCATAGGTATTGTTGCAGAAGAACTCTCATAGCACATGTAGAATGGATAGATGACTTATTAGTTTACGAAAAACGTAGCTGA
- a CDS encoding 30S ribosomal protein S9, whose protein sequence is MEVKIQGAEVLQETPRVVISVGKKKTAVARAIIKPGIGRVRINGYPLELWPIEMARLKMSEPLILAGELAKKVDIEVNVSGGGFMGQATAVRIAIARGLVAYFQSQELKELYEKYDPYMLKGDPRRTEPKKPGIKHARSKRQKAYR, encoded by the coding sequence ATGGAAGTTAAAATCCAGGGAGCCGAAGTTCTACAAGAGACGCCTAGGGTCGTAATATCCGTTGGAAAAAAGAAAACAGCTGTAGCCAGAGCAATTATAAAGCCGGGAATAGGCCGTGTTAGAATCAACGGATATCCGCTGGAACTATGGCCTATTGAGATGGCCAGGTTAAAAATGAGTGAACCTTTGATTCTTGCCGGCGAATTAGCAAAAAAAGTTGACATAGAGGTAAATGTATCTGGTGGGGGCTTCATGGGACAAGCAACAGCAGTGAGAATAGCCATTGCGAGAGGACTTGTTGCATATTTCCAAAGCCAAGAACTAAAAGAGCTTTATGAAAAATACGATCCGTATATGCTCAAGGGCGATCCTAGGAGGACAGAGCCCAAGAAACCTGGCATTAAACACGCCAGAAGCAAGAGGCAGAAGGCTTATCGATGA
- a CDS encoding 50S ribosomal protein L13 yields the protein MIIEKRELEQLPERGEIIIDADGHIAGRLATYVAKALLERPSLRIVVVNAEKLVITGDRKMVIEWFKRKISEWRTHYNPEKAGPKIPRRPDRVFKRIVRGMLPKKNMRGRSALKRLRVYMSIPLEMLNRKKLVLYEVPLAKLKVKPLAKFVTLEEVWRNIDFAAWEQWKRAQEIWQKRIKQVTGG from the coding sequence ATGATTATCGAAAAGAGAGAGCTTGAGCAATTGCCAGAGAGAGGCGAGATAATCATCGACGCAGATGGCCATATAGCTGGCAGGTTAGCGACATATGTTGCTAAAGCGTTGTTAGAAAGACCTAGTCTTAGGATTGTTGTTGTAAACGCCGAAAAATTAGTAATCACGGGAGATCGTAAAATGGTAATTGAGTGGTTTAAGAGAAAGATAAGCGAGTGGCGTACTCATTACAACCCAGAGAAGGCTGGGCCTAAGATACCGAGAAGGCCGGATAGAGTTTTCAAGAGAATTGTAAGAGGAATGTTACCCAAGAAGAATATGCGTGGACGTTCTGCATTAAAACGCCTAAGGGTCTATATGTCTATACCACTGGAGATGTTAAACAGGAAAAAACTAGTTTTATATGAGGTACCTTTGGCAAAGCTCAAGGTGAAGCCGTTAGCAAAATTTGTAACTCTTGAAGAGGTTTGGCGTAATATAGACTTTGCCGCTTGGGAACAATGGAAACGCGCGCAAGAGATATGGCAGAAAAGAATTAAACAAGTCACTGGCGGGTAG
- a CDS encoding 50S ribosomal protein L18e produces the protein MPPNPTGPTNRQLRMLARFLRKAAMANSANIWRVVAEFIERPRRQRVVVNVGKLNRVANDGDIVVIPGKLLGGGELKKRIIVASVNVSRKAAQKVIEAGGELLTIPELVRRNPKGSNVKIVI, from the coding sequence ATGCCTCCTAATCCGACCGGACCTACAAATAGACAGCTAAGGATGTTGGCAAGATTTCTTAGAAAAGCGGCTATGGCTAACTCTGCTAATATATGGAGGGTAGTAGCAGAGTTCATAGAACGACCTAGGAGACAGAGAGTAGTAGTAAATGTCGGTAAGTTAAATAGAGTAGCTAACGATGGAGATATAGTAGTAATACCGGGGAAATTACTAGGCGGAGGAGAGCTTAAGAAAAGGATAATAGTTGCGTCTGTAAACGTATCGCGCAAGGCCGCGCAGAAGGTAATTGAAGCGGGAGGAGAGCTTTTGACAATCCCGGAACTAGTGAGAAGAAATCCAAAAGGAAGCAATGTAAAGATAGTGATATGA
- a CDS encoding DNA-directed RNA polymerase subunit D: MPKATIVEKTPLFLKAVIEGAYPSLVNSIRRVIISELPVMAIDYVVIVSNTSVMYDEMLAHRLGLVPLTTPLQALPPIEDCETGLVDPSECTVRLMLQINAESDKIVYSGDLVSERPDVVPVYKDIPIVKLVKGQSIILEAYAKLGRAKEHAKWQAALASYYYYPRIKVLDEKCKEECKDICKELTNPFECTFNKAWTCRDICGDRLIVEWDRYKYVFWVESFGNYDVETALREAFRILKKKFSDFITTLTQKAGSLVETKV; encoded by the coding sequence ATGCCAAAAGCAACTATTGTAGAGAAAACACCGCTGTTTTTAAAGGCAGTAATTGAGGGAGCCTATCCCTCTCTTGTAAATTCTATTAGAAGAGTAATAATATCCGAACTCCCCGTCATGGCAATAGACTATGTCGTAATAGTGAGCAATACGTCTGTAATGTATGACGAAATGTTAGCACATAGACTGGGGCTTGTCCCCTTGACAACGCCGCTACAAGCCCTTCCGCCGATAGAAGATTGTGAAACAGGACTTGTTGATCCATCGGAGTGTACCGTTAGGCTTATGCTCCAGATAAACGCGGAAAGTGATAAAATTGTTTACTCCGGTGACTTGGTGTCAGAAAGGCCAGATGTGGTGCCCGTATATAAGGATATACCAATTGTTAAGCTTGTAAAGGGCCAAAGTATTATATTAGAGGCCTATGCTAAGCTTGGCCGTGCAAAAGAACATGCAAAATGGCAAGCCGCACTTGCAAGCTACTATTACTATCCCAGAATTAAAGTGCTAGATGAGAAATGCAAAGAAGAATGTAAGGATATCTGTAAAGAATTGACAAATCCGTTTGAATGTACTTTTAATAAAGCTTGGACATGTAGAGATATTTGTGGCGATAGGCTAATAGTTGAGTGGGATAGGTATAAATATGTCTTCTGGGTTGAATCATTTGGTAATTACGATGTTGAGACAGCACTAAGGGAAGCCTTTAGAATCTTAAAGAAGAAGTTTTCCGACTTTATAACTACCTTAACTCAGAAAGCCGGTAGTCTAGTAGAGACAAAAGTTTAA
- a CDS encoding 30S ribosomal protein S12 — MPGKKSPYGLFAGGKLKRKRKRFKWNDITYKRKMLGLVEKYDPLEGAPMARGIVLEKVGVEARKPNAAVRKCVRVQLVKNGKVVTAFVPLDGSLNYINEHDEVIIERIGGPEGRSLGDIPGVRFKVIKVNGVSLWAIWRGKKQKPTR, encoded by the coding sequence GTGCCTGGTAAGAAATCGCCTTACGGACTATTTGCGGGGGGTAAATTAAAGAGAAAAAGGAAGAGATTCAAATGGAATGACATAACATATAAGCGTAAGATGTTAGGGCTTGTTGAGAAATACGACCCCTTGGAAGGTGCGCCTATGGCACGCGGTATAGTGCTTGAGAAGGTCGGCGTAGAGGCTAGAAAACCAAACGCAGCAGTACGAAAATGTGTAAGAGTTCAACTTGTAAAAAATGGCAAAGTAGTCACTGCATTTGTTCCATTAGACGGCAGTTTAAACTACATAAATGAACACGACGAAGTCATTATTGAGCGCATCGGCGGCCCAGAGGGCAGATCTCTCGGCGACATCCCAGGCGTTAGATTCAAGGTTATTAAGGTAAACGGAGTTTCGCTCTGGGCTATTTGGCGCGGAAAGAAACAGAAGCCAACTAGGTAA
- a CDS encoding NusA-like transcription termination signal-binding factor, with protein MPEIRLTEEEIRYATLFESITGITPIDVVLDNEYSRIIFVVQKNQAALAVGRGGSNVKMLKQILGKDVEIVEGGDTPEELIKNSLYPAKVIMVKVTKSPSGSKVAITTVAPEDKGIAIGKNGRNIARARILAKRYYDIDKIILA; from the coding sequence ATGCCTGAGATAAGATTGACTGAAGAGGAGATCCGATACGCTACGCTTTTCGAAAGTATTACAGGTATAACACCAATAGATGTAGTTCTCGATAATGAATATTCCAGAATCATTTTTGTAGTTCAGAAAAATCAAGCGGCCTTAGCTGTGGGGAGAGGCGGCTCTAATGTCAAAATGCTAAAACAAATCTTGGGCAAAGATGTAGAAATAGTAGAAGGCGGAGATACGCCGGAGGAATTAATAAAAAATAGCTTATATCCCGCCAAGGTTATTATGGTAAAAGTTACAAAATCTCCCTCGGGGTCAAAAGTGGCAATAACTACTGTAGCTCCCGAGGATAAAGGTATAGCTATAGGAAAAAACGGCCGTAACATAGCACGCGCTAGGATTCTAGCTAAGAGGTATTACGACATTGATAAAATCATCTTGGCTTAA
- a CDS encoding 50S ribosomal protein L30e: MVDISRELQVAISTGKVVMGFKEVKKTILTSTPKLVILAANAPKWAKEDVEYYAKLAGVPVFIFPGSSIELGAAAKRPHKIMALAVIDPGQSEILKLVEHA; this comes from the coding sequence GTGGTAGATATCAGTAGAGAATTGCAAGTAGCCATAAGCACAGGTAAGGTTGTAATGGGTTTCAAAGAGGTTAAGAAAACAATACTTACAAGTACTCCAAAATTGGTGATATTGGCTGCAAATGCTCCCAAATGGGCAAAGGAAGACGTTGAATATTATGCCAAATTAGCAGGAGTACCTGTATTTATATTCCCAGGCTCAAGTATAGAACTAGGCGCAGCGGCTAAAAGACCTCATAAAATCATGGCGCTAGCCGTGATAGATCCCGGCCAGAGCGAAATATTAAAGTTGGTTGAACATGCCTGA
- the rpoA2 gene encoding DNA-directed RNA polymerase subunit A'': MISKQEVLERVAKILPQPIYKELENVVKDLDEEKALRIIYRVLKLYITSLIDPGEAIGIITAQSIGEPSTQMILRSFHYAGLREFSMARGLPRLIEIVDARRNPSTPLMFIYLKPPYNRDREKAETVAKKIQQVTLEMLAKEIDVDYIAGTITITLDQEQLKYRGLSLKDVERVVTKTKGKDFTVSMRGHTITVSLATPDVLRIRKIRDKILQIKIAGIKGVRKVVLQYDTKNGEWYIITEGTNLEAVLQLEEVDATRTYSNDLHEVEEVLGIEATRTLVAQEIKRVLDEQGLDVDIRHMYLVADAMTWSGKLRPIGRHGVVGTKESPLARAAFEVTVKTLIEAAVRGEEEKFKGVVESIIAGKYIPVGTGIVRLLMQF; this comes from the coding sequence ATGATTTCAAAACAAGAAGTCCTAGAAAGAGTTGCCAAAATCTTGCCACAACCTATTTACAAAGAACTAGAAAATGTAGTAAAAGACCTAGACGAAGAAAAAGCGCTTCGAATAATATATCGCGTACTAAAGCTCTACATTACGTCGTTAATAGACCCAGGAGAGGCCATAGGTATTATAACAGCTCAATCTATAGGGGAGCCTAGTACACAAATGATATTACGTTCCTTCCACTATGCAGGGCTGAGAGAATTCTCAATGGCAAGAGGTCTGCCCAGGCTCATAGAAATTGTAGATGCCAGAAGAAACCCCTCTACGCCGCTTATGTTTATTTATCTAAAGCCGCCTTATAACCGGGATAGAGAGAAGGCAGAGACTGTCGCTAAAAAGATTCAACAAGTAACTCTTGAGATGTTAGCTAAAGAGATAGACGTAGACTATATAGCTGGGACTATAACAATAACACTAGACCAAGAACAATTAAAGTACCGCGGCTTAAGTCTGAAAGATGTAGAGAGAGTGGTGACAAAGACCAAGGGAAAGGACTTTACAGTGTCTATGCGTGGACATACAATTACAGTATCTTTAGCAACGCCAGACGTGCTTAGAATTAGGAAAATACGTGATAAAATCCTCCAGATAAAAATTGCCGGCATAAAGGGAGTGAGAAAAGTGGTGCTCCAATACGATACAAAAAACGGTGAGTGGTACATAATTACAGAAGGGACGAATTTAGAGGCTGTGCTCCAGCTAGAGGAGGTAGACGCTACAAGAACTTACAGCAACGACTTACATGAGGTAGAGGAGGTTTTAGGAATAGAAGCGACAAGAACTTTGGTTGCACAGGAGATAAAGCGTGTGTTAGACGAACAAGGACTTGACGTCGATATTAGACATATGTACCTAGTGGCGGACGCTATGACGTGGTCAGGCAAGTTAAGGCCCATTGGGCGTCATGGCGTCGTAGGCACGAAGGAGTCTCCGCTTGCTCGTGCAGCATTTGAAGTAACAGTAAAAACCTTGATAGAAGCCGCAGTAAGAGGGGAGGAGGAGAAGTTTAAGGGTGTTGTAGAAAGCATTATAGCTGGTAAATATATCCCTGTTGGGACAGGAATAGTACGTCTCTTAATGCAGTTTTAA
- the rpoA1 gene encoding DNA-directed RNA polymerase subunit A' → MSLREELDTIPRKVIKSIKFGILSPEMIRKYSVMEVTTSEVYDEGGLPVRGGVADRRLGVAEPGARCETCGQTHDVCPGHFGHIELVKPVIHVGFARIIYDILRTTCPNCGRIMLKDEEIQRYRERLTKLKGKWRLLALNLHEKIRKKASERMTCPHCGYKRNKIRFERPYYFYEETEEGALVRLDPETLRDRLAKIPNEDLELLGINPSVARPEWAILKVLPVPPPHVRPSIQLESGVRSEDDLTHKLVDIIRMNEKLKIAIETGAPTNVVDNLWDLLQYHIATYFDNELPGIPVAKHRGGRPLKGIAQRLKGKEGRFRGSLSGKRVNFSARTVISPDPHISINEVGVPYDVAKILTVPERVTPWNVDILREYVIRGPETWPGANYVVTPEGRRIDLRYVKDRRALAERLAPGWIVERHLRDGDIVLFNRQPSLHRVSMMGHLVKVLPGRTFRLHLAVCPPYNADFDGDEMNLHVPQTEEARAEARTLMLVEKHIITPRYGGAIIGARQDYIIGAYILSHKSTFLTKKEVAYLLGAGKSVEDPPEPAILHPVELWTGKQIISHFLPKDLNWVQPTAFKSKCQDAYKCNGDEWIIVINGNLVKGVLDKKSIGAEQVDSLWHRIARDYPPEIARQWLDSSLRVFLRFLDLRGFTFGMDSVYLPDEAYKELNMIIEESLKKAYTLVEEFRSGRLEAMPGFTVEETFENKITEILSKVREDATTVVEKYVKRDAEGYLMAKTGARGSIVNIVQMVATLGQQTIRGERIRRGYRTRVLPHFPAGDIGPFVGGFVKRCFRCGLTPVEYFFHAAAGRDGLIDTAVRTAQSGYMQRRLINALQDVYTAYDGTVRFGGAILLQPLYGEDGVDVSRSDHGKIVDIKSLKLWIK, encoded by the coding sequence GTGTCGTTAAGGGAGGAACTTGACACAATCCCCCGGAAGGTAATAAAGTCTATCAAGTTTGGGATTCTCAGCCCAGAGATGATAAGAAAGTACTCGGTAATGGAGGTTACAACCTCCGAAGTTTATGACGAAGGCGGATTGCCCGTAAGAGGGGGGGTTGCCGATCGTAGACTTGGCGTTGCCGAGCCTGGGGCACGATGTGAAACCTGTGGTCAAACACATGACGTATGTCCTGGGCATTTTGGTCACATAGAGTTAGTAAAACCTGTTATACACGTCGGATTTGCGCGAATTATCTACGATATTTTAAGAACGACGTGTCCCAATTGTGGCCGTATTATGTTAAAAGACGAAGAAATACAGCGTTATAGAGAGAGATTGACAAAATTAAAAGGCAAATGGAGACTATTGGCGTTGAATTTACATGAGAAGATTCGTAAGAAGGCTTCAGAGAGAATGACTTGTCCACATTGTGGCTACAAGAGGAATAAAATTAGGTTTGAACGGCCCTACTACTTCTATGAGGAAACAGAGGAGGGGGCTTTGGTAAGACTAGATCCAGAGACTCTAAGGGATAGACTAGCTAAAATTCCAAATGAGGATTTGGAACTTCTCGGGATAAACCCCTCTGTCGCTCGGCCGGAGTGGGCTATTTTAAAAGTTCTACCGGTCCCGCCGCCACATGTAAGACCTTCTATACAGCTTGAAAGTGGTGTTAGATCTGAAGACGACTTAACACATAAACTTGTCGATATCATCCGTATGAACGAAAAGTTAAAGATAGCTATTGAAACCGGCGCGCCGACTAATGTGGTAGATAACTTATGGGACCTCCTACAGTACCATATAGCCACGTACTTTGATAATGAATTGCCAGGAATACCTGTGGCAAAACATAGAGGAGGTAGGCCGCTTAAAGGCATTGCCCAACGTCTAAAAGGCAAAGAGGGTAGATTTAGAGGGTCTCTCTCTGGAAAACGTGTAAATTTCTCGGCACGTACAGTCATAAGCCCAGACCCTCATATAAGTATAAACGAGGTGGGTGTACCATATGATGTGGCTAAAATATTGACTGTACCCGAGAGAGTTACGCCGTGGAATGTTGACATACTGCGAGAGTACGTCATAAGAGGACCTGAGACTTGGCCAGGTGCAAATTATGTAGTTACTCCAGAAGGGAGAAGAATAGACTTACGTTATGTAAAAGATAGAAGAGCTCTCGCAGAAAGACTAGCGCCAGGTTGGATCGTTGAAAGACACTTGAGAGATGGCGACATTGTTCTCTTTAATAGACAGCCGAGTCTCCACAGAGTGTCCATGATGGGACATTTAGTAAAAGTATTGCCGGGCAGAACCTTTAGACTGCACCTAGCTGTTTGTCCGCCATATAACGCCGATTTTGACGGAGATGAAATGAATTTGCATGTGCCCCAGACTGAAGAAGCTAGAGCTGAGGCGAGAACTTTAATGCTTGTAGAAAAACACATTATTACTCCGCGATATGGCGGCGCTATTATTGGCGCTAGACAAGATTATATAATTGGCGCATATATCCTTTCGCATAAGTCTACATTTCTCACAAAGAAAGAAGTTGCATACCTACTTGGGGCTGGCAAATCTGTAGAGGACCCCCCCGAGCCGGCGATATTACATCCGGTGGAGCTTTGGACAGGTAAACAGATAATTTCGCACTTCCTGCCTAAAGATTTAAACTGGGTTCAACCAACGGCGTTTAAGAGTAAATGTCAAGACGCATATAAATGTAATGGCGATGAATGGATTATTGTCATAAATGGCAATTTAGTCAAGGGTGTCTTAGACAAGAAATCTATAGGCGCAGAACAAGTGGATTCCCTATGGCACAGAATTGCCCGCGATTATCCACCAGAGATAGCAAGACAGTGGTTAGATTCTTCGCTGAGAGTATTTCTCAGATTTTTAGATCTACGTGGATTTACGTTTGGAATGGACTCAGTATATCTCCCAGACGAGGCATATAAAGAATTAAATATGATAATAGAAGAGAGTCTAAAAAAGGCATATACATTAGTAGAAGAATTCAGAAGTGGACGTTTAGAGGCTATGCCTGGCTTCACAGTGGAGGAGACCTTTGAGAACAAGATTACAGAGATCTTGTCAAAAGTGCGCGAAGATGCCACGACAGTCGTAGAGAAGTACGTTAAAAGAGACGCCGAAGGATATCTAATGGCTAAAACAGGCGCAAGAGGTAGCATTGTAAATATTGTACAGATGGTTGCAACGCTAGGCCAACAGACGATAAGAGGAGAACGCATAAGGCGCGGATATAGGACTAGGGTACTACCTCACTTTCCGGCGGGTGATATAGGCCCCTTCGTAGGCGGCTTTGTAAAACGGTGTTTTAGATGCGGCTTAACTCCAGTAGAGTACTTTTTCCACGCAGCTGCAGGTAGAGACGGCTTAATAGATACAGCTGTGAGAACGGCGCAGTCAGGCTATATGCAGAGACGGCTCATTAACGCACTACAGGATGTATACACCGCGTATGATGGCACCGTTAGATTCGGCGGAGCTATATTATTACAACCGCTATACGGCGAAGATGGCGTAGATGTAAGTCGTTCTGATCATGGAAAAATCGTAGATATCAAATCGCTTAAACTTTGGATAAAATGA